One genomic segment of Candidatus Berkiella aquae includes these proteins:
- a CDS encoding RtcB family protein, whose product MPVKKIINEGKVPVKIYTDEIDDSAYRQLCNISQLDIIHSHVAAMPDVHCGIGATVGSVIPTKKAIIPAAVGVDIGCGMQAIRLSLKAYQLPNNLKNLRLAIEEKVPVGFDAHGSDDIRINACMPFKKGIDAILETHPQLLKIAKNIDKKWMNQLGTLGGGNHFIELCLDEQQHVWVMLHSGSRGIGNAIGTYFIDLAKKDMGIHLKDLPDKDLAYLQEGTQHFQDYVTAVQWAQDYAYANRQEMMNIILEVLRGHLPPFAIEKEAINCHHNYVAIETHFGESVYVTRKGAIRAEKGDLGIIPGSMGACSYIVRGKGNKTAFHSCAHGAGRLLSRNEARRRFQTKDLIAQTKGVECRKDKQVLDEIPSAYKNIDTVMENQSDLVEVLYQLKQIICIKG is encoded by the coding sequence ATGCCAGTCAAAAAAATAATAAACGAGGGTAAAGTACCCGTTAAAATTTATACCGATGAGATTGATGATTCAGCCTACCGGCAATTATGCAATATTTCGCAATTAGATATAATCCATTCTCATGTAGCTGCAATGCCTGATGTGCATTGTGGTATTGGTGCAACCGTCGGTTCCGTTATTCCCACTAAAAAGGCGATTATTCCAGCCGCGGTTGGGGTTGATATTGGCTGTGGTATGCAAGCAATTCGTTTATCCCTAAAAGCTTATCAATTACCTAATAATTTAAAAAATCTGCGTTTAGCCATTGAAGAAAAAGTCCCGGTTGGCTTTGATGCTCATGGCAGTGATGATATTCGCATTAACGCGTGTATGCCGTTTAAAAAAGGGATAGATGCCATATTAGAAACCCACCCCCAATTGCTCAAAATTGCTAAGAACATTGATAAAAAATGGATGAACCAGCTTGGTACGCTGGGCGGCGGGAACCACTTCATTGAATTATGCTTAGATGAACAGCAACATGTCTGGGTCATGCTCCATTCAGGCAGTCGTGGTATTGGTAATGCCATTGGCACTTATTTTATCGATTTAGCCAAAAAAGACATGGGCATTCACCTAAAAGATCTACCCGATAAAGATCTGGCTTATTTGCAAGAAGGTACCCAGCACTTTCAAGACTATGTAACAGCCGTCCAATGGGCACAAGATTATGCCTATGCTAATCGCCAAGAAATGATGAATATTATTTTAGAGGTACTTCGGGGTCATTTGCCTCCCTTTGCGATTGAAAAAGAAGCCATCAATTGCCACCACAATTATGTTGCCATTGAAACCCACTTTGGTGAATCGGTCTATGTGACTCGCAAAGGGGCTATTCGCGCAGAGAAAGGAGATTTAGGTATCATTCCAGGTAGCATGGGGGCTTGTTCCTATATTGTGAGGGGCAAGGGGAATAAAACGGCTTTTCATTCTTGTGCGCATGGGGCAGGGCGTCTTTTAAGCCGTAATGAGGCACGAAGGCGTTTTCAAACCAAAGATCTGATTGCCCAAACAAAGGGCGTAGAATGTCGCAAAGACAAACAAGTACTTGACGAAATACCTTCTGCTTATAAGAATATTGATACGGTGATGGAAAACCAAAGTGATTTGGTAGAAGTGCTCTATCAACTAAAACAGATCATTTGTATTAAGGGATAG
- a CDS encoding YbhB/YbcL family Raf kinase inhibitor-like protein: MKIYSPVFKHNEPIPTKYTCEGDDISPPLSWEDIPNEAKSLVLIVDDPDAPDPAAPKLTWVHWILYNLDPKSKGLNEHTSIPHGASPGLTNWNKTSYGGPCPPIGRHRYFHKLYALDIVLPDLKNPSKEALLAAMENHVIAKTEMIGTYQKQ; encoded by the coding sequence GTGAAAATTTATTCACCTGTTTTCAAGCATAATGAGCCCATTCCAACTAAATATACTTGTGAAGGAGATGATATCTCCCCACCACTTAGTTGGGAAGATATCCCAAATGAAGCTAAAAGCTTAGTCTTAATTGTGGACGATCCCGATGCTCCAGATCCTGCTGCTCCTAAGCTAACCTGGGTTCATTGGATACTTTATAACCTGGATCCCAAAAGCAAAGGACTCAATGAACATACCAGCATCCCTCATGGTGCATCACCAGGGCTTACCAATTGGAACAAAACCAGCTATGGCGGACCTTGCCCCCCGATTGGCCGGCATCGTTATTTTCACAAGCTTTATGCGCTTGATATTGTGTTACCCGATTTGAAAAATCCGAGTAAAGAAGCGCTTCTTGCAGCCATGGAAAATCATGTGATTGCTAAAACTGAAATGATTGGTACCTATCAAAAACAATAG
- a CDS encoding GNAT family N-acetyltransferase, whose protein sequence is MAYELAKMQELLHRFCLTLQSLQTMLTDLTEATQTIVAEQEGKVVAFAMYTLLKNNRLYHDGYAMYIDELYVLPENRNQGIGKGMFQYIGSIALKHNCNRLEWWVEQNNQEAFAFYEHIGARALTEFMTFRLQKPALETFVTHI, encoded by the coding sequence ATGGCTTATGAACTAGCCAAAATGCAAGAGTTGCTTCATCGCTTCTGCTTAACACTGCAAAGTTTACAAACGATGCTTACCGATCTCACAGAAGCAACCCAAACAATCGTTGCGGAACAAGAAGGAAAAGTGGTTGCCTTTGCGATGTATACCTTATTGAAAAATAATCGCCTTTATCATGATGGTTATGCGATGTATATCGATGAGCTTTATGTTTTACCTGAAAATCGCAATCAAGGAATAGGCAAGGGAATGTTTCAATATATTGGCAGTATCGCCCTGAAACACAATTGCAATCGATTGGAATGGTGGGTTGAACAAAATAATCAAGAAGCTTTTGCTTTTTATGAACATATCGGAGCGCGTGCGCTAACCGAATTTATGACTTTTCGCTTACAAAAACCTGCTTTAGAAACTTTCGTTACCCATATTTAA